The genomic segment aaagctgaagagtttgtttgtttgtttgaaagcgctaatctcagcaactGTTGGTCCGAtgtgaaaaattcttttagcgTTAGATTGCCCATTTATCGATGAAGGCTATATGTCataacgctaagaccaataggagtgGAGCACCAATgcagaatatttcaaaatcggctctttttccttttgagagcttcttCTGCgtgcaaaaatcatgtatgacagaattgttcctattccacgcgacgaagtcgcaggcagaagcTAATGTTTTATACGATTTAATTAAAAGCACGCGTTGTTAAGCGCACgtgtaaaaataacataatgaaTACAGTGACGTTCGTATTGTTTCTTGTAATCAAGATCGAGCGTGGAATTGCGTTAGTAATATCGCTTTATcactataaagtttttttaaattattattatataatcacCTATAGGATCGTCAGGAAATCTGCACGTTTtgaaagtaataaaagttttagaTTGGCGTCACGGTGCAGTGAGTCACGGTTTTGGATTGATCTCCTATTTATAGGAGAAAAAGTTTATGCTCAGCAAAGATATCTGGATTGTCAGTCACAATAGTGTACAATAGCTAatgttatttactattttaattaaatgcctAGTACTGTTGGACCCTTTACCTCAGTGAACGTCACAGTAACATCGATAGAGATATAAATGCACAAATCTGTAAATGAACTAGTAGGTAAAGAAATgcagttaaatattatattttaaatttgttttggcCAGCAAGTGATAGAAGAAGAAAAGAGTTAATTACCAACTCTCTTTTTTATCCTATTAAACGTATCtataaactattaatattactttataatacCTTTATTGTCTTATTGtatctttgtaattttattacttcataaggtttataaaaaattattgacgttttttgatatttattatcaaaatagagcgtaaaatattaaaagtaagttTTGACGcgtaataagtaaattttaagtaactataaattttactttgataAAAGTTAGgatgtttaacttttttttttatatattcttcaTCAATCGCAAAAGTAATTTTTaccgttaaaaaatatttaccgtTATAAATAATCagatgtataaaattaattaattgaaaacactgctgtattttgtatgtattgatATCTTCAGAATATTAGGCGGCTCAGATATAAACATACAACAGGCGGCATATAGTGTGAACTACGGTGATATTTGCGGCGGAGTGTTGTTACATAAGAAATGGGTTCTGACTGCTGCGCATTGTGGGTAAaaagtattatacattttttttatgtttacgcgaatttcactcatttcAATGAAActggtcctcccgtgaccgtggttgctgtaaagtatccataaCGTCGGGCAtccaaaaaaacttaataaaccacaataaaatccgaaaaagttatttcattgtaatgagtatcatacattattaatttagcGACGTAAATTTGATGCGGTTAGGTGAGGTAAGTGCGTGTGCGAACTTTGGTTATGTATCATGACAATGATCACAAATAATGATGGATAGTTAAATGCAATTCTAATTATGGCAGAGCAAAGTCGAAACCTATGGACAAGCCTATAGTCTATATAAAATGGCCATAAGGTTAGCCAATTTGTGGTGATACCAAAAAAAGCATACTGTTTCAGAACAATCAGTGCTAAAGCCGCAATTGCATCTAGTACGGTGACGGAGTCAAAACCCAAAATCTGTCCTTTATCTGGTATATCAAAACCTCTATCTGGTAGCCTAACCTCTCTCCTTTTTTCCCCTCCCAGCCAGTCACACACTGATGTCTTCTCTGATGATGTGATTATTTAGGCTTGTGATTACTTCTAGTTCCTGTGCTCTCTGTTGccaactatttaaaataattgtgtttgctcgcaaacgaaaaaaaaccgacttcaattacatcgacgagtaatacaacgtagatcgacgaaaaaatactcaagtaactgcgcgttatcaaagattactcaaaaagtagttattagatctcaatgaaatttatatgtgaactcatgacaaacatcagctttcgattaaattaaaaattattaaaatcggtacacccagtaaaaagttattgcggatttttaagagtttccctcgatttctctgggattccattatcatatcctggtttccttatcatggtactaaactaaggatatcttctttccaacaaaaaaagaattatcaaaatcggtacacccagtaaaaagttattgcggattttcaagaatttccatcaatttttctgggattccatcaccagatcctggtttccttatcatgataccaaattagggatatctcttttccaagaaaaaaagaattatcaaaatcggtacatccagtagaaagctatgcggtataatacaacgtaggtcgacgaaaaaagcgtcaagtaaaaacgcattattagatatagctcgaaaagtagttgttagatctcaaataaatttaaatgggaccaattggcacacactacctttcgattaaaagaaaatttgtcgaaattgctccacccagtcaaaagttctgatgtaacatacataaaaaaaatacagtcgaattgagaacctactccttttttggaagtcggttaaaaagcataCAATATATACCATCGATCTATACTCACTTAAACCTGCATCGCATTAAAATTCAACGTGCTGTTTGATGTACGTTTTCATACGACTGGGGTAGCAATCACTTGCGATCCATCTATTAGTAAACGATCACTGAGACTTTTGGATGTTTGCATCCACTAAGGACCATCACAGGCTCTTTACATTTTCCCGCTGTCAACAAAGcgattcttaatttttttacagaataGATAGCACCTATATTCGAATCGGAACTCAACATCGTCTCAGGGGTCTGAAAATCGGAATAAAGGATCATATCATACACCCTTTGTATCAAAAAGAACATTCTTTTGATTATGATGTTATGTTACTggaattatttaagtatttaagaTTTGGAGAAACGGTGAATAATATTGCTATCAGTAGCGGAGAATATGAAGAAGATATCACTATCGCTGGTTGGGGATATGCTGTGGAGAAGGTAgtgttattttacttattttaatagaatttaatttgtaaaatacatttttatctacccttaaaatttaatatttaagaaattgtcatgctgatgtttttttttgcttttcttatttaataataataataataataataataaataataaatgtttatttcatcaataaccaacacattacaataataacacaaaggttgacttcttcttttgagtgcaataagctCCCGTACCAGAAGGAGTCACTCTTCCTTAATACACTCATACTTAATAGAAAGTTATAAGACGAAGCAAACTAAGCTTTACGTTATTTAAGATTAttacgattatttaaaattttactatccATTACTGCctctatgaaattttaattgattgtcataaaagtttataaaataactaaaaaataactgtatttttaatttataatagcaTTTATAATACTTTGTTACTGACAATACAAAAGGCAGGATTAACGTCACCCCCCAAATACATACAAGTATAGTATTAAAACTACAGAAATGAGCCGTAAAGCATGGAACATAAAGTTCAGTTTCACATATCTAAAGGCTAGTACTATCAACGGCTCAAAAGgacatgaattatttatttaaaatgcattcgtgaaaatatgaataattgcAAGTTTTCGCGAAAATTCGGTAAACGTAAAATGATAACCGAATGACAGCTTAACGCGATCTCTGATGCGGAGTGGTCAATAATAGATTATTGTTTCGTTTCTGTCTGGAATACTTGAAGCCaggattattatttaaaaatatgattttgaaAACAAAACTTGGAAGTTACGGTTTAGGGCTTCgaagaatttaatattattataaaaaattaaagatataaaattaggAGTTATTTATTACAAGACATACatcttttttgtaattacttatCCTTATCTAGTAATAAGAGTTTGTGAtgcagtaaaatattaaaaggagAACAAATGTTAGTCACAAAAAGCTATTTTccatatactaatattaaattaatctgAAATCATATTTAGGGACatgaaactaattaaaaaatatttcagatttAAGATTAAACATTTTCAGGGTGACTATCAAGATATCTTGCAAGAGGTAAAAGTACCGCTAGTCGCCTTCGAAAAGTGTCAAAAGGTTGATCAACCCTGGTATAACAACACGCTGACGTCTAGAATGTTCTGCGCAGGAGGTAAAAATGGAGATGCATGCCAGGTGAGATTTACTATTACTTACGTTTTACTAAATACCAACCAAGTATGTTCAGCGATGAAGAGTTCAGATCACAAAAAGAGGAAGACTTTAATGTTATTTGATGGCCGTGAGCTTTAACTCAAACAAGCACGAGTCTTTAAGTGTTTGAACAGCGGGCCGTCAATAGATTATATAAATcacatatttgtaaatacataataatacgaagaaaattttattttaaaataaataaaattgttagcGTAATTTGAAATGGAATGGCTAACtcatttttttcacaaaaatacgCATAATAACTGTCTATACTTACAAAACACGATTTTCATTTACGTCCTGTTGTGTTAAGTTTTAAAAGGGATTACTTTACCGAGATTTAGAGGGTGTTCTCTTTACTATACATAGTATGGAATAGTGcagatatttacaatttaaatgatAGAGGCAAGCCATAGAGCGCAAACAATCGATTTTATCACTCCTCTTGATTGTGAACACTACGTATTGTGCTGTGTCTAGATTTATTAGGTTTCAATAGATCAATGCTCCGGTGAGTATTGTGTTCATTTTCACTGCTAACCGACAAATAATAGTGAGTTCTGTACTACACCAGTTAAATCTATATAGGTATTTGTCATTAGTATATGTATGAGattgtatgttataatataatttttgatgtaAATTTTGGGTCAAACTTTGTATGTTATACCTTAATTTGTAAGGGTTTAGTAggtatatttcttaaaaataatagtgttatttcgagaaaaaattattgtaaattaatcaGTTGTGAAATCTATATACAATGTTATATAGATGTAGAGAATTAATTCCTAAAAAgatgttattaattttgtacgAGGTTTGCTCAATGTTAACTTTGTGTTTGCACGCTATTTCCTACATGTAGATTAATTAGATTTCAATAGATCAAGATTACagagataattttattttcagaaacATACCAATTGTAACTTGTTAAACAACCAACTATAACTTCAATATGTGTTCTGTACATTAATAGTTATACCTACGCGGCTTATCTAAtgttaaatgatattttttttatataactaggttgacaaacgagcgtacggctcatctgatggttagtgattaccgtagcttatagaaacttgcaacaccagaaacatcgcaagcgcgttgacgacCCTATCCCGaatttccccaggagctctggtcaccttactcaccaacaggaacacaacactgtttgaaaactgCATTGTTtaattgtgatcttctgtaaggtaatattataataatatatctttgtagtttgataatattataaaatttaagaagttgaaatactatatataatacatgcggAAATGTTAAAGAAACAAAAGAACGAGAAAGATAGcagaaaataaaacttaagctagttttgacattttaatattaagtaaatcaTTAGAAATCGAAGGAAAGAGAAACGACAGAAACGTTACAAAATATGTTAAACTGTGTAATTGGCTTATGACTGGCACAGAAGttaatcgaaatattttttaatacatatttataagtaCGTATGGTATAATCGACAATAGACACAACTAGATTAGGTTAAGATTTAATTACATACTTTATCAAAGAATTTGATTACCGGGCAACACGGttttgtaaaaaagaaaaagttatgCCACAAATAAATCATCTTAAGTTAcacgtattttttaacaaaaaatatatatatatatatatatatatatcgagaaaacattataatataaaatcattataaatttaacttttacttttGTAGACATTGGGATATGAACTAATTTGAAACAGAAAAACCGATTAATTCGAACAAAACGGGTACGAGAAGAGTTAGCGATTTCCGTACGTTTCAGTCGTTTTCAACACAATTAATGTATGTACAATAGTTCATTCACCCCTACGTCGAGACATAACAGCGTGTAGCTGTTACTAGGCCGTCCAGAGTTGTATAGCGTGGTTGTTAGTACCCTTGGTGTGATCTCGTTACTGCATCCCTTAGATCGAGATTATTTCTTATTCTTTAGGAAGTTATATGCTTGATAATAGATGtgtcttattaataaaaatataccgaATATGACcctttgttaataattttggcgaagtgttaaaaatattattagtcataagaaatattaaacgATATAGAGTATTATCTTAAGTGTTAAATGTTAATTTcagatgtttattttaatatgtactaAGTTGAATGCTTCTGagcaagtaatatttatttaaatttcgaatttctgttcttttttttaagttaactcAATGACGCAATGCAACACTCACACTCAATGCTATCtcttaatttgtaaataagtttacctagaagtatataaaaaagtatttatttaaaaatttaccaaaaaagaatttaaaaaaatatcttagatATAATTTACTACGAAAAGTTGTAGTTTAATGTACTATAAGTAGTTAATTTGTAAATTGTCCGAGAACTTTcgttattatacatacaaataatacaacataagttgctatcaaatttcatgatgaataaaaagaaataaccaAGCAATAAATAGACATAATCGGTCATAggcataacaaaataaataaataaaagttaaggaagggtttctatttatttattttatttatttcattattaaataaagatacaaTATGTATAAATTCGCAGTTATAagtagcaaaaaaaaacaaatgagaTTTGTATAATGCTACACTTTACATTTCATTATGGTAAATATCGTAATAGTTAAAAAACAATCTCAGTTACAGTTTCAATTGGTACATCAAATTGTttacaatgtattttaataattttatgttttaaactccagcgggattcgaacccgcgtctccgactgaccgtgtcggcgctctagccaattaagctatggaacgatgcacccgctagagcgaaatttttgatatgatgatttttattttcggtttaagcgaaccgtggcgttttgatatgatattcaaaaatgtttagaattcctaatgtgtgggtaacacaaaaataaaatcgtacaattttatgttttgttaaaaGGTACATACATATTATCCGTAGGAATATACAAAACAGGATGTATCGCTCATATTAAAAGCCTTTGAATAGGCAATATGTTTGGCGTGACGGTCGGGTAGTGTGACGGTGGTTCTCGTGGTCAGTCCGTTGTGGTGGCGAAAGTTCCATTAACGTTTTCAACTTTAATCGCAGCACTGAAACCTATTCGGAGCGGTATTTGTAGGTACATATAAATTTCTAGTCGGCGTATAAATGGTGGTTATGGATCTTTTTATTAGAGCTCGGATAGCATTTGATAATTTCCATTGCTACATAATACATCTTACCGCGAGTACTCTTGGCCAGTTTGGATGTTAGTGCTATTGAtatgcctcgtagagcacgtaaAGAAGATAGTGTCTTTTGCTATATAATAAGCTATAGAGAGTACTCAGTTAGggtatttgtgattttaggttTCCTTATCGTGCCCCGGAGAAGAACACGATTATTCGCGGTTGTTACCACAAATATCTGATAGCCATCATTACTTTTGATAGGAAAATTGTTTAGTAACTCACAGCGGAACAGTTATTCATAGTGAAGCAGTGTGGTGGTTTAAGCTCTCTGACTCTTATCATACGTTAAGgaagaggcctatatccagttcAGACTGAAGCAATCAAACAAATCAATTATCGTACAAAAACTCCTTTTACAGTTAATCATCACGACTACTATCATTACGACTAGACCGGCAAACAAccgtacggcccacctgatgatTACCATTgtctatggacgcctgcaaaaccaaaagcaagcgcattgccgatcctacccctaATCCTCTGCAGAAGCCACTTccctcactacaggaacacagcactacttGTACAGTATTATTAAGTTGTGATCTGCTGTAAGATTAAAGTACTTCCTCataggctgctccagattttgagcaggacagtTCCTGCTGTTGGTATTCTATTTcaattattgtatttctgtTTCAGGGTGACAGTGGCGCCGGTGCTGTGTCTAAAGGTCAGCTCATAGGCATATCATCGTTTGGTTTTGGATGCGGACGCGTGCCCGGGGTCTACGTCAATGTGTCTAGGCCTTATATAAGAGAGTGGTTGAGGAAATATACTGGTGTATgatgattgttttttattacatttaatgtaaataagtattaaaaattttgaagtcttttatttctttttggaACGGGATAAGAGTGAGAtcgaaaaaagcgtaacaagACTTTTTCTCGACACTTTTTGCTACAGTATTAAATTGATCTCAAACATACATGTTCTTCAGTTACTTCAGTTGCCACAAACCGatgattaaatatatcttaaatttgTTTgtctttgtaataaataaatattaatttttatttctaaaatcaaaaaataattcgtttcttaaatttttgttaacttAATTAT from the Melitaea cinxia chromosome 26, ilMelCinx1.1, whole genome shotgun sequence genome contains:
- the LOC123666456 gene encoding trypsin-2-like, encoding MAIRIDSTYIRIGTQHRLRGLKIGIKDHIIHPLYQKEHSFDYDVMLLELFKYLRFGETVNNIAISSGEYEEDITIAGWGYAVEKGDYQDILQEVKVPLVAFEKCQKVDQPWYNNTLTSRMFCAGGKNGDACQGDSGAGAVSKGQLIGISSFGFGCGRVPGVYVNVSRPYIREWLRKYTGV